In Leisingera methylohalidivorans DSM 14336, a single genomic region encodes these proteins:
- a CDS encoding GlxA family transcriptional regulator: MAAQERRKIKVVMFPDSQVLDISGPVTVFEGANKLLPPALGYDVSLISPGGGPVATNGCIAIQAHGSVESEDLEGVDTLLIPGGSKGTPQAMRDPALRRLVRRANDKQIRLMSICTGAFVLAEAGILDNRQCTTHWAEIGNFRRLFPGVTVLTDVIYHTEDNIWTSAGVATGIDMALAIVAEDFGQDISQQVARNLVLYMARPGHLEQISEFLRNVPTQEEKFNELVMYIRTNPAANHDVNRMAERCNMSTRSFTRKFKTALGKTPAAMVREIRAARAEFYMKNTDYNQKRIAALAGFSSVDVMRHCMKAVQKDGAAAESG; the protein is encoded by the coding sequence ATGGCGGCTCAGGAACGCAGGAAGATTAAAGTGGTCATGTTTCCCGATTCCCAGGTGCTGGACATTTCCGGCCCGGTGACGGTTTTCGAGGGCGCAAACAAGCTTTTGCCGCCGGCGCTGGGGTATGACGTCTCGCTGATCTCGCCGGGCGGCGGGCCGGTTGCGACCAATGGCTGTATCGCAATACAGGCGCATGGCAGCGTTGAGAGCGAGGATCTGGAAGGGGTAGACACCCTTTTGATCCCGGGCGGCAGCAAGGGAACGCCGCAGGCGATGCGGGACCCGGCATTGCGGCGGCTGGTTCGGCGCGCCAACGACAAGCAAATCCGCCTCATGTCCATATGCACCGGTGCCTTTGTCCTGGCTGAGGCCGGCATTCTGGACAACCGCCAATGCACGACGCATTGGGCCGAAATCGGCAACTTCCGCCGCCTGTTCCCCGGCGTAACCGTCCTGACCGATGTGATTTACCACACCGAGGACAACATTTGGACGTCGGCCGGAGTGGCCACCGGGATTGATATGGCCCTGGCCATTGTTGCAGAGGATTTCGGTCAGGACATTTCGCAGCAGGTGGCCCGGAACCTTGTTCTCTACATGGCGCGGCCAGGTCATCTGGAGCAGATCTCAGAGTTCCTGCGCAATGTGCCCACACAGGAGGAAAAGTTCAACGAGCTGGTCATGTACATCAGGACCAATCCTGCCGCCAATCATGACGTGAACCGTATGGCGGAGCGCTGCAATATGAGCACCCGAAGCTTTACCCGGAAGTTCAAGACTGCCCTGGGCAAGACCCCGGCGGCAATGGTTCGGGAAATACGGGCCGCCCGTGCAGAGTTTTACATGAAGAACACGGATTACAATCAGAAGCGGATTGCAGCGCTGGCGGGCTTTTCCTCGGTCGATGTCATGCGCCATTGCATGAAGGCCGTGCAGAAAGACGGGGCTGCAGCTGAATCCGGCTGA
- the ectB gene encoding diaminobutyrate--2-oxoglutarate transaminase, with amino-acid sequence MESNVRSYNRAFGSTFDRAAGAEMFDETGGRHLDFLAGCGSLNYGHNHPVLKAALMDYVARDGLCMSLDLNSTARSAFLERFERIVLAPRGLDYLVQFPGPTGANCVEAAIKLARKATGRSNVIGFTNGFHGCSLGALSLTGSSHHRAGSAALLQQVSRMPYEGYLGSGLDTADYIDRLLDDPSSGIDAPAAFVVELVQGEGGLQAASAGWVGRLQEIARKHGALLIVDDIQAGCGRTGTFFSFEPLGIIPDMICLAKAVSGYGLPMSLLLLKPELDCWKPGEHNGTFRGNSHAFVTAAAALEHFWGDPEFAQTLADRCAAMQRHCGQLADNFGLRVKGRGMMMGLEFTDYGMAAAVQADCVRRGLIIERCGPHDEVLKFLPPLTLAPEQLDEGFAIVRQALTAVLGDRECTAQPRVPEFQPA; translated from the coding sequence ATGGAATCAAATGTGCGCAGCTATAACCGGGCGTTCGGGAGTACATTTGACCGGGCGGCCGGCGCTGAGATGTTCGACGAAACCGGCGGTCGGCATCTGGATTTTCTCGCAGGCTGCGGGTCGCTGAATTACGGGCACAATCACCCGGTGCTCAAGGCCGCGCTGATGGATTATGTGGCCCGTGATGGATTGTGCATGTCGCTTGATCTGAACTCCACCGCGCGGTCGGCATTCCTGGAGCGGTTTGAACGGATTGTCCTGGCGCCGCGCGGGTTGGACTATCTGGTGCAGTTTCCTGGCCCGACCGGGGCAAACTGTGTGGAGGCGGCAATCAAGCTGGCCCGCAAGGCGACCGGGCGCAGCAATGTCATCGGCTTCACCAACGGGTTCCATGGCTGTTCGCTGGGCGCGCTGTCGCTGACCGGGAGCAGCCATCACCGGGCCGGCTCGGCAGCCTTGCTGCAGCAGGTAAGTCGGATGCCTTATGAAGGCTACCTTGGGAGCGGTCTCGATACCGCAGATTATATTGACCGGCTGCTGGATGACCCGAGCAGCGGCATTGATGCGCCTGCGGCCTTTGTGGTGGAGCTTGTGCAGGGCGAGGGCGGTTTGCAAGCCGCGTCTGCAGGCTGGGTCGGCCGCCTGCAGGAGATTGCACGCAAGCACGGCGCGCTGCTGATTGTCGATGACATCCAGGCAGGATGCGGCAGGACCGGCACGTTCTTCTCGTTCGAGCCGCTTGGCATCATCCCGGACATGATTTGCCTGGCCAAGGCGGTATCCGGCTATGGCCTGCCGATGTCGCTGCTGCTTCTGAAGCCGGAGCTGGATTGCTGGAAGCCGGGCGAGCATAACGGCACGTTCCGTGGCAACAGCCACGCCTTTGTCACCGCCGCGGCTGCGCTGGAGCATTTCTGGGGCGATCCTGAGTTTGCGCAAACCCTCGCAGACCGCTGCGCAGCAATGCAGCGCCACTGCGGACAGCTTGCAGACAACTTTGGCCTGCGCGTCAAAGGGCGCGGAATGATGATGGGCCTCGAATTCACCGACTACGGCATGGCGGCGGCAGTGCAGGCGGACTGTGTCCGCCGCGGTCTGATTATCGAACGCTGCGGACCGCATGACGAAGTGCTGAAATTCCTGCCGCCGCTCACTCTTGCGCCGGAACAGCTGGACGAAGGATTTGCCATTGTCCGGCAGGCGCTGACCGCTGTGCTGGGTGACAGGGAATGCACTGCCCAGCCCCGTGTGCCGGAATTTCAACCGGCATAA